The DNA window CTGCGCCCGGCCCGGCGCAGGTCACGGCGGTCCGCTCTAGACTCGGGGCCGTGCACGACCTTCCCCCTTTGGCCCGCTTCGGCGGCCTTGTCGCCTCTGATCTGCGCGATGTGACCAGCGATCCCGCCGCACTCGACTCCGCCGGCTTCTGGGCCGTCACCGCGGACTTCGAGGGCGGACTGGTGTGTGCCCGCTTCGGCGACGTACGCTCCGAGCCGGTGCCCGCACCGGTGCCCGGCGCCTGGCGCGGGCCCGCCGCCGGTGACTGGACGTCGTCGATGGACCGCGCCGCGTACACGGCGGGTGTCCGCCGTATCCGTGAGCACATCGCGGCCGGCGAGGTCTACCAGGCCAATCTCTGCCGCGTACTGACCGCTCCGCTGCCGGACCGGCCCGGCGCCCGCGCCGACGTCGACGCGCTCACCGCCCGGCTGGCCCGGGGCAATCCGGCGCCGTACGCAGGAACGATCCGCCTGCCGGCGCACGGCGTCGAGATAGCCACCGCGTCCCCCGAGCTCTACCTGCGGCGCGACGGGCGGACCGTCGAGTCGGGGCCGATCAAGGGCACCGGGCGGACGGCCGGCGATCTCCTGGAGAAGGACCACGCCGAGAACGTGATGATCGTGGACCTGGTCCGCAACGACCTGGGACGGGTCGCCGTCCCGGGCTCCGTGACCGTGCCGGAGCTGTGCGTGGTCGAACCGCACCCCGGCCTCGTCCACCTCGTCTCCACCGTGCGCGCCGAGCTCGCGCCCCGGGCCGGCTGGGCGGCGCTGCTGGCCGCGACGTTCCCGCCGGGTTCGGTGACGGGCGCGCCGAAGTCCAGCGCCCTGACGATCATCGGAGCGCTGGAGACCTCCCCGCGCGGCCCCTACTGTGGCGGCATCGGCTGGGTCGACGCCGACCGCGGCACCGGTGAGCTGGCCGTGGGCATACGTACCTTCTGGATCGACCGCACGCTCCCCGCCGGCCCGGTTCTCAAGTTCGGTACGGGCGCGGGCATCACCTGGGGCTCCGACCCCGACCGCGAGTGGGAGGAGACCGAACTGAAGGCAGCCAGACTGCTCGCTGTAGCGTCGGGGACGTACCGGGAGACGGGAAGGACCGCGTCATGAAACTTTGGGTCGACGGCGGGCTGCACGATGCGGCGACCGCCAGGGTGTCCGTGCTCGACCACGGGCTGACCGTGGGCGACGGCATCTTCGAGACGGTGAAGGCGACCGCGGGACGGACCTTCGCCCTCACCCGGCACCTGGAGCGGCTCGCCCGCTCGGCGCGTGGCCTCGGACTGCCCGAGCCCGATCTCGACGAGGTGCGCCGGGCCTGTGCCGCCGTCCTGGAAGCCAATCCCATGGCCCTGGGCCGGCTGCGGATCACGTACACCGGCGGCCTCTCGCCGCTCGGCTCCGAGCGCGGCGACACCGGCCCGACCCTGGTCGTGGCCCTGGGGGAGGCGAGCCGCCGGCCCGACAGCACGGCGGTGATCACCGTGCCCTGGACGCGCAACGAGCGGGGTGCGCTCACCGGGCTCAAGACGACGTCGTACGCCGAGAACGTCGTCGCACTGGCCCGCGCCCACGAACACGGCGCCTCCGAGGCGCTGTTCGCGAACACCGTCGGGCAGCTCTGCGAGGGCACGGGGTCGAACGTCTTCGTCGTCGTCGGCGGGCGGCTGCTGACCCCGCCGGTCTCGTCCGGCTGCCTCGCCGGCATCACGCGCGCCCTGGCCGCCGAGTGGACGGGCGCCGAGGAGGCCGACCTGCCGCTGGACGTACTGGAGCGGGCCGACGAGGTCTTCCTGACCTCCACGCTGCGCGACGTACAGGCGGTGCACCGGATCGACGGACGCCAACTGGCGGGTGCGCCGGGCCCGGTGACCGCGAAGGCCATGCGCGTCTTCGACGAGCGGGCCGCGTCGGACCTGGACCCGTAAAGCGCCGGGAATGGGGGAGACGGGTGGCCGCCCGGAGGGTAGAACTCCCCTGATGACCACAACTCTGCGGCCGACAGCGCCGCTTCAGCAGGGCGTCGACGGCGCCAGATCGCGTACCTACGACGTGTGTGTGAACAGCCGGCCCGTCGGCAGGGTCGAGCTGTCCACGGATGTGCGGTTCGGCGGCGGCGTCGGCCGCATCGCCGCCCTGGGCATCAACGAGGCCGACCGGCGGCGCGGCCGGGCGACGGTCGCCGCGCTGGCGGCGGAG is part of the Streptomyces agglomeratus genome and encodes:
- a CDS encoding chorismate-binding protein, producing MHDLPPLARFGGLVASDLRDVTSDPAALDSAGFWAVTADFEGGLVCARFGDVRSEPVPAPVPGAWRGPAAGDWTSSMDRAAYTAGVRRIREHIAAGEVYQANLCRVLTAPLPDRPGARADVDALTARLARGNPAPYAGTIRLPAHGVEIATASPELYLRRDGRTVESGPIKGTGRTAGDLLEKDHAENVMIVDLVRNDLGRVAVPGSVTVPELCVVEPHPGLVHLVSTVRAELAPRAGWAALLAATFPPGSVTGAPKSSALTIIGALETSPRGPYCGGIGWVDADRGTGELAVGIRTFWIDRTLPAGPVLKFGTGAGITWGSDPDREWEETELKAARLLAVASGTYRETGRTAS
- a CDS encoding aminotransferase class IV, whose amino-acid sequence is MKLWVDGGLHDAATARVSVLDHGLTVGDGIFETVKATAGRTFALTRHLERLARSARGLGLPEPDLDEVRRACAAVLEANPMALGRLRITYTGGLSPLGSERGDTGPTLVVALGEASRRPDSTAVITVPWTRNERGALTGLKTTSYAENVVALARAHEHGASEALFANTVGQLCEGTGSNVFVVVGGRLLTPPVSSGCLAGITRALAAEWTGAEEADLPLDVLERADEVFLTSTLRDVQAVHRIDGRQLAGAPGPVTAKAMRVFDERAASDLDP